A region from the Canis aureus isolate CA01 chromosome 10, VMU_Caureus_v.1.0, whole genome shotgun sequence genome encodes:
- the LOC144321770 gene encoding olfactory receptor 13C3: MDEINQTSASEFLLLGLAGYPTLEIIYFVLILIMYLVILIGNGLLIIASIFDSHLHTPMYFFLGNLSFLDICYTSSSVPSTLVSLISKKRNISFSGCAVQMFLGFAMGSTECLLLGMMAFDRYVAICNPLRYLIIMNKVVYVLMASVSWLSGGINSIVQTFLAMRLPFCGNNIINHFTCEILAVLKLACADISLNIVTMVISNMAFLVLPLLVIFFSYMFILYTILRMNSATGRHKAFSTCSAHLTVVIIFYGTIFFMYAKPKSQELPGEDKFQTSDKLISLFYGVVTPMLNPIIYSLRNKDVKTAVKYLLNRKPIR, translated from the coding sequence ATGGATGAAATTAATCAGACATCTGCATCagaatttcttcttctgggactcgcTGGTTACCCAACACTTGAGATCATTTACTTCGTTCTAATTCTAATAATGTATCTAGTGATTCTAATTGGCAATGGTCTTCTGATTATAGCAAGCATCTTCGATTCCCATCTtcacacccccatgtacttcttcctgggTAACCTCTCTTTCCTGGACATCTGCTATACATCTTCCTCTGTTCCCTCAACATTGGTGAGcttaatttcaaagaaaaggaaCATTTCCTTCTCTGGGTGTGCAGTGCAGATGTTCCTTGGGTTTGCAATGGGATCAACAGAGTGTTTGCTCCTTGGCATGATGGCTTTTGATCGCTACGTAGCTATCTGTAACCCTCTGAGATACCTCATCATCATGAACAAGGTGGTGTATGTACTAATGGCTTCTGTGTCATGGCTCTCTGGTGGAATCAACTCAATTGTACAAACATTTCTTGCCATGCGACTGCCTTTCTGTGGGAATAATATTATCAATCATTTCACGTGTGAAATATTAGCTGTCCTTAAGCTAGCTTGTGCTGATATATCCCTCAATATTGTCACCATGGTGATATCAAATATGGCATTCCTGGTTCTTCCACTGCtggtcatttttttctcctatatgTTTATCCTCTACACCATCTTGAGAATGAACTCAGCTACAGGGAGACACAAGGCCTTTTCCACCTGCTCAGCACATCTGACTGTGGTGATCATATTTTATGGTACCATCTTCTTCATGTATGCCAAGCCCAAGTCCCAAGAATTGCCTGGAGAAGACAAGTTTCAAACTTCAGACAAGCTCATTTCCCTGTTTTATGGGGTAGTGACCCCTATGCTAAATCCTATAATCTATAGCTTGAGGAATAAGGATGTAAAAACTGCTGTAAAATATCTGCTGAACCGAAAACCTATTCGGTAA